A DNA window from Rhizobium sp. NXC14 contains the following coding sequences:
- a CDS encoding anthranilate synthase, with amino-acid sequence MVTILRDDGAEIYETKGGITVTRQRRAIPYADAVSSYVDKLDERRGAVFSSNYEYPGRYTRWDTAVVDPPLGISSFGRDVWIEAYNERGEVLLGFVTERLKTVPELVIGASSGRRLDLSVKAPDRVFTEEERSKMPTVFTVLRAVTDLFYSQADASLGLYGAFGYDIAFQFDAIELKLTRPSDQRDMVLYLPDEILVVDNYAAKAWIDRYDFEKGGVTTEGKAEQIAPEPFKQTDAIPPKSDHRPGEYAELVVKAKESFRKGDLFEVVPGQKFMERCDSKPSDISKRLKAINPSPYSFFINLGNQEYLVGASPEMFVRVSGRRIETCPISGTIKRGDDPIADSEQILKLLNSKKDESELTMCSDVDRNDKSRVCEPGSVKVIGRRQIEMYSRLIHTVDHIEGRLRDDMDAFDGFLSHAWAVTVTGAPKLWAMRFIESHEKSPRAWYGGAIGMVGFNGDMNTGLTLRTVRIKDGIAEVRAGATLLNDSIPEEEEAETELKASAMLSAIRDAKTGNSGKIQRDVASVGKGVNILLIDHEDSFVHTLANYFRQTGATVSTVRTPVPEEIFDRLNPDLVVLSPGPGNPKDFDCKATIKKARARSLPIFGVCLGLQALAEAYGGELRHLALPMHGKPSRIRVLEPGIVFSGLSREVTVGRYHSIFADPSTLPREFIITAESEDGTIMGIEHAKEPIAAVQFHPESIMTLGGDAGMRMIENVVAHLARKVKTKAA; translated from the coding sequence ATGGTAACGATCCTGCGGGATGATGGTGCGGAAATCTACGAGACCAAGGGCGGCATCACCGTCACCCGGCAGCGGCGGGCGATCCCCTATGCCGACGCGGTCTCTTCCTATGTCGACAAGCTCGACGAGCGCCGCGGCGCGGTCTTCTCGTCGAACTACGAATATCCGGGCCGTTATACGCGCTGGGATACCGCCGTCGTCGATCCGCCGCTCGGCATCTCCTCCTTCGGCCGCGACGTCTGGATCGAGGCCTATAATGAGCGCGGGGAGGTGCTTCTCGGCTTTGTGACCGAGCGGCTGAAGACGGTGCCCGAGCTTGTGATCGGCGCCTCCTCCGGCCGCCGTCTCGACCTTTCCGTCAAGGCGCCGGATCGGGTGTTTACCGAGGAAGAGCGTTCGAAGATGCCGACGGTTTTCACGGTGCTGCGCGCCGTGACCGACCTTTTCTATTCGCAGGCGGATGCGAGCCTCGGCCTCTACGGCGCCTTCGGCTACGACATCGCCTTCCAGTTCGACGCGATCGAATTGAAGCTGACGCGGCCCTCTGATCAGCGCGACATGGTGCTCTACCTGCCGGACGAGATCCTGGTCGTCGATAACTATGCCGCGAAAGCCTGGATCGACCGCTACGATTTCGAGAAAGGCGGCGTGACGACCGAGGGCAAGGCTGAGCAGATCGCGCCGGAACCCTTCAAGCAGACGGATGCCATTCCGCCGAAGAGCGACCATCGACCGGGCGAGTATGCCGAACTCGTCGTCAAGGCGAAGGAGAGCTTCCGCAAGGGCGATCTGTTTGAAGTCGTGCCCGGGCAGAAATTCATGGAGCGCTGCGACAGCAAGCCTTCCGACATTTCCAAGCGGCTGAAGGCAATTAATCCATCGCCCTATTCCTTCTTTATCAATCTCGGCAATCAGGAATATCTGGTCGGCGCCTCGCCCGAGATGTTCGTGCGCGTCTCCGGCCGGCGCATCGAGACCTGCCCGATCTCGGGCACGATCAAGCGCGGCGACGATCCGATCGCCGACAGCGAACAGATCCTGAAGCTCCTGAACTCCAAAAAGGACGAATCCGAACTTACGATGTGCTCGGATGTCGACCGCAACGACAAGAGCCGCGTCTGCGAGCCTGGCTCGGTCAAGGTGATCGGCCGCCGGCAGATCGAGATGTATTCGCGCCTCATCCATACGGTCGACCACATCGAGGGGCGGCTGCGCGACGACATGGACGCCTTTGACGGGTTCCTCAGCCACGCCTGGGCCGTGACCGTCACCGGTGCGCCGAAGCTCTGGGCGATGCGCTTCATCGAGAGCCATGAAAAGAGCCCGCGTGCATGGTATGGTGGAGCGATCGGCATGGTCGGCTTCAATGGCGACATGAATACCGGCCTGACGCTGCGCACCGTGCGCATCAAGGACGGCATCGCCGAAGTGCGCGCCGGGGCGACGCTGCTCAACGATTCCATTCCTGAGGAAGAAGAAGCCGAAACCGAATTGAAGGCCTCTGCCATGCTTTCCGCCATCCGAGACGCCAAGACCGGCAATTCCGGCAAGATCCAGCGCGACGTTGCCAGCGTCGGCAAGGGAGTCAACATCCTGCTCATCGATCATGAGGACAGCTTCGTCCACACGCTGGCCAATTATTTCCGCCAAACCGGGGCAACGGTTTCAACCGTGCGCACGCCGGTGCCGGAAGAAATCTTCGACCGGTTGAACCCGGATCTAGTCGTGCTGTCGCCAGGTCCCGGCAATCCCAAGGATTTCGATTGCAAGGCGACGATCAAGAAGGCACGGGCGCGCAGCCTGCCGATCTTCGGCGTCTGCCTTGGCCTGCAGGCGCTCGCCGAAGCCTATGGCGGGGAATTGCGCCATCTGGCGCTGCCGATGCACGGCAAGCCTTCGCGCATCCGCGTGCTGGAACCCGGCATCGTCTTCTCCGGCCTTTCGAGGGAAGTGACGGTCGGCCGCTACCACTCGATCTTTGCCGATCCCTCGACGCTGCCGCGGGAGTTCATCATCACGGCGGAAAGCGAGGACGGCACGATCATGGGCATCGAACATGCCAAGGAGCCGATCGCTGCGGTGCAGTTCCATCCCGAATCGATCATGACGCTCGGCGGCGATGCCGGCATGCGGATGATCGAGAATGTCGTGGCGCATCTGGCGCGCAAGGTGAAGACGAAGGCGGCCTGA
- a CDS encoding TonB-dependent hemoglobin/transferrin/lactoferrin family receptor: MLPVSQSFAQSVPASTPEAASEDSTVLQKIVVKGKRVAPGSVADTPLATEITQKQLEEKQVTNYDDIGRSVDAGVNYSRADAGFNLRGLSGARILTTIDGIPLPYISNSSRQGAFAPANANGGGDMFDFDSLSSLDIVRGADSSKGGSGMLGGAIVLNTLEPEDLIPEGRDWGAILKSTYDSEDRSLSGSAAAAKKIGGTSILFQGGYRKGHERANMGNNDVYGALRTEANPADFDQHNLLFKLRQELEGGHRIGLTAERFRRDLETDLHHLQGGTSPRNFMIENYDGREQRDRDRVSLDYDYEAQSSDAVFSSARATLYWQDLKKEAGSGGRTTANVAYGRNNEVENETWGFSGTATKDFEYSGLSHSLRVGLDVGVSSWSQYSWALCPTLTTCPALNNQAEVPNVDSQNLGLVVEDKIEIGNTGFTLTPGFRFDWFNYDPSTGGGFANNTGLTRFGDLRDRTEAAMSPKILATFDLTPDVELYMQLAVGFRAPTIDELYSRFYNPTGRYAQLGNPDLEPEIGRGIEVGANFDTGDFTGRVAAFHTRYQNFIETVTSVDATGFTEFNYTNVAAATISGIEASTVKTFNNGINLHASLAYAYGRNEETTQRLRSVAPFKAIIGGGWSNATFGFDLSSTLAAGMLTDHLNTPVTNTNDTTFDAPGYAIVDLTGWWTPEQLPGLRVQAGVYNIFDQEHYNALAVRDVNLSSATASQPREWYSEPGRTFKVSLTKTF, translated from the coding sequence ATTCTTCCTGTTTCGCAGTCTTTCGCACAAAGCGTTCCGGCCAGCACGCCGGAAGCCGCGTCGGAGGACAGCACCGTGTTGCAGAAGATCGTCGTCAAGGGCAAGCGCGTGGCGCCGGGCAGTGTTGCCGATACGCCGCTCGCGACCGAGATCACTCAGAAGCAGCTGGAAGAGAAGCAGGTCACTAATTACGACGACATCGGCCGCAGCGTCGATGCAGGCGTGAACTATTCGCGTGCCGATGCGGGCTTCAACCTGCGCGGTCTTTCCGGTGCTCGCATCTTGACGACGATCGACGGCATTCCGCTCCCTTACATCTCAAATAGCTCGCGCCAGGGTGCTTTTGCTCCTGCCAACGCCAATGGCGGCGGCGATATGTTCGATTTCGATTCGCTGTCCTCGCTCGATATCGTGCGCGGCGCGGATTCGAGCAAGGGCGGTTCGGGCATGCTCGGCGGCGCCATCGTCCTCAATACGCTGGAGCCGGAGGATCTGATCCCCGAAGGCCGCGATTGGGGCGCGATCCTGAAATCGACCTATGACAGCGAAGACCGCAGCCTCTCCGGCTCGGCCGCCGCCGCCAAGAAGATCGGCGGCACCTCGATCCTGTTCCAGGGCGGTTACCGCAAAGGCCATGAGCGGGCGAACATGGGCAACAATGACGTTTACGGTGCTCTCCGCACCGAGGCGAACCCGGCTGATTTCGACCAACACAACCTGCTCTTCAAACTGCGCCAGGAGCTGGAAGGCGGTCATCGCATCGGCTTGACGGCGGAACGCTTCCGCCGCGACCTGGAAACCGACCTGCACCATCTTCAAGGAGGAACCAGCCCTCGCAACTTCATGATCGAAAATTATGACGGCCGCGAACAGCGTGACCGCGATCGCGTATCGCTCGACTACGATTATGAAGCGCAGTCTTCCGACGCGGTCTTCAGCAGTGCGCGCGCCACGCTTTATTGGCAGGATTTGAAGAAGGAGGCCGGCAGCGGGGGCCGTACGACCGCCAATGTTGCCTATGGCCGCAACAACGAGGTCGAAAACGAAACCTGGGGCTTCAGCGGCACCGCGACGAAGGATTTCGAATATTCCGGTCTCAGCCACTCCCTTCGCGTCGGCCTTGACGTCGGCGTCTCCAGCTGGAGCCAGTACAGCTGGGCTCTGTGCCCGACATTGACGACGTGCCCGGCGCTGAACAACCAGGCGGAAGTGCCGAATGTGGACAGTCAGAACCTTGGGCTTGTTGTCGAAGACAAGATCGAGATCGGCAACACCGGTTTCACGCTGACGCCCGGCTTCCGCTTTGACTGGTTCAACTACGATCCCTCGACCGGCGGCGGTTTTGCCAACAATACTGGCCTTACCCGTTTCGGCGATCTTCGCGACCGAACGGAAGCCGCCATGTCGCCGAAGATCCTTGCCACATTCGACCTGACGCCTGATGTAGAGCTCTATATGCAGCTGGCGGTCGGCTTCCGCGCGCCAACCATCGACGAACTCTACAGCCGCTTCTATAACCCCACCGGCCGCTACGCCCAGCTCGGCAATCCTGATCTGGAACCGGAAATCGGCCGCGGCATCGAAGTCGGCGCCAATTTCGACACGGGCGATTTTACCGGCAGGGTCGCGGCTTTCCATACCCGTTATCAGAACTTCATCGAGACGGTGACGAGCGTCGACGCGACAGGCTTTACTGAGTTCAATTACACGAACGTGGCTGCGGCGACGATCTCGGGTATTGAAGCCAGCACCGTCAAGACCTTCAATAACGGCATCAATCTGCATGCTTCGCTGGCCTATGCCTATGGCAGGAACGAAGAGACCACCCAGCGCCTGCGCTCGGTGGCGCCGTTCAAGGCGATCATCGGCGGCGGCTGGAGCAATGCGACCTTCGGCTTCGACCTTTCCTCGACGCTTGCGGCCGGCATGCTCACGGACCATCTCAATACACCGGTCACGAACACCAACGACACGACCTTTGATGCGCCCGGTTACGCAATCGTCGACTTGACCGGCTGGTGGACGCCGGAACAGTTGCCGGGCCTGCGCGTCCAAGCTGGTGTCTACAATATCTTCGACCAGGAGCACTACAACGCGCTCGCCGTGCGCGACGTCAATCTCAGCTCGGCGACGGCGTCGCAGCCGCGGGAGTGGTATTCCGAGCCGGGTCGCACATTCAAGGTCTCGCTCACCAAGACTTTCTGA
- a CDS encoding extensin family protein produces the protein MRKLSTLAILFAASVFLAGARLPAQGPLPEPRPDTGQTASPSAPPAEKAEPPAPGEVPAPQPKPDVKEPEAPASSQTPAPQAAPAKPEPTEPMQGPPLPPGTAGRPHAPEETRPQGEQTLEEQQLTIEPESDAEHAECTAALQALGVVFKEAPRIDDGNGCGIDKPIIVSEALPGIALKPEATMRCPAALALARWIKESVIPAAAAALPGQGRITSVNQATSYMCRLRNGAGTGKISEHARGNAIDIASFHFEKGEDVAVRSRREDSTLTGAFQRTVSAAGCLYFTTVLDPESDAAHETHFHLDVIERKGGYRYCH, from the coding sequence TTGAGGAAACTTTCGACACTGGCGATCCTTTTCGCCGCTAGCGTCTTTCTTGCCGGCGCCCGCCTGCCTGCGCAGGGCCCCTTGCCAGAACCTCGGCCCGATACCGGACAGACGGCCAGCCCGTCTGCCCCGCCAGCGGAAAAGGCGGAACCGCCCGCACCGGGGGAAGTTCCCGCCCCTCAGCCGAAACCGGACGTGAAGGAGCCGGAGGCGCCGGCATCCAGCCAGACGCCCGCGCCGCAGGCCGCCCCGGCAAAACCGGAGCCGACGGAACCGATGCAAGGTCCGCCGCTGCCGCCGGGTACTGCCGGTCGCCCCCATGCGCCGGAAGAAACCAGGCCGCAGGGCGAGCAGACGCTCGAAGAGCAGCAACTGACAATCGAGCCGGAGAGCGATGCTGAACATGCAGAATGCACCGCCGCCCTTCAGGCTCTGGGCGTTGTCTTCAAGGAAGCGCCGCGCATCGACGACGGCAATGGCTGCGGCATCGACAAGCCGATCATCGTCTCCGAAGCCCTGCCCGGCATTGCGCTCAAGCCGGAAGCGACAATGCGCTGCCCGGCCGCCCTCGCGCTTGCCCGCTGGATAAAGGAGAGCGTCATCCCCGCCGCCGCCGCTGCCCTGCCGGGACAGGGCCGCATCACATCAGTTAACCAGGCAACGTCCTATATGTGCCGCCTGCGCAACGGCGCCGGAACCGGCAAGATCTCCGAACATGCTCGCGGCAACGCTATCGACATTGCAAGCTTCCATTTCGAGAAAGGCGAGGACGTCGCCGTCCGCTCCCGCCGCGAGGACTCCACACTGACCGGCGCCTTTCAGCGAACCGTCAGCGCCGCCGGCTGTCTCTATTTCACCACTGTCCTCGACCCCGAAAGTGATGCCGCCCACGAGACCCATTTTCATCTCGACGTCATTGAAAGGAAGGGCGGCTATCGCTATTGTCACTGA
- a CDS encoding formate--tetrahydrofolate ligase encodes MPAIKSDIEIARAAAKRPIFEIAAKLGIGAEQLVPYGHDKAKVSAEFIAAQAGKKDGKLILVTAINPTPAGEGKTTTTVGLGDGLNRIGKKAIVCIREASLGPCFGVKGGAAGGGYAQVVPMEDINLHFTGDFHAITSAHNLLAAMIDNHIYWGNEENIDIRRITWRRVMDMNDRALRSMVSSLGGVANGFPRQGGFDITVASEVMAILCLATDLKDLERRLGDIIIGYRFDRTTVRARDLKADGAMAVLLKDAMQPNLVQTLENNPAFVHGGPFANIAHGCNSVTATKTALKLGDYVVTEAGFGADLGAEKFFDIKCRKAGLKPDAAVIVATIRALKMNGGVKKENLGTEDVAALKKGCANLGRHVANVRRFGVPVVVAINHFVMDTHAEIAAVKEFVSRLGAEAILCQHWAKGSAGIEELAHKVVELAESGQAKFQPLYGDDISLFEKIEIVASKIYHAGEVTADKAVRDQLQTWEEQGYGKLPVCMAKTQYSFSTDPNLRGAPEGHIVSVREVRLSAGAGFVVAITGEIMTMPGLPKSPSAERIFLNEQGYIEGLF; translated from the coding sequence ATGCCAGCAATCAAGTCGGATATCGAGATTGCGCGTGCCGCGGCCAAGAGGCCGATCTTTGAGATAGCGGCAAAGCTCGGCATCGGGGCCGAGCAGCTCGTCCCCTATGGTCACGACAAGGCAAAGGTCAGCGCCGAGTTCATCGCGGCGCAGGCGGGCAAGAAGGACGGCAAGCTGATCCTTGTCACGGCGATCAATCCGACCCCGGCCGGCGAAGGCAAGACGACGACGACTGTCGGCCTAGGCGACGGTCTGAATCGGATCGGCAAGAAGGCGATCGTCTGCATACGCGAGGCTTCTCTCGGCCCCTGCTTCGGCGTCAAGGGCGGTGCGGCCGGCGGCGGTTATGCGCAGGTCGTGCCGATGGAAGATATCAATCTGCATTTCACCGGCGATTTCCATGCGATCACCTCGGCGCACAATCTGCTGGCGGCGATGATCGACAACCACATCTACTGGGGCAACGAAGAGAATATCGACATTCGCCGCATCACCTGGCGGCGTGTCATGGATATGAACGACCGGGCGCTCAGGAGCATGGTCTCTTCGCTCGGCGGCGTTGCCAACGGTTTCCCGCGCCAGGGCGGCTTTGACATCACCGTCGCCTCGGAAGTGATGGCGATCCTCTGCCTTGCTACCGACCTCAAGGATCTGGAGCGGCGGCTCGGCGACATCATCATCGGCTACCGCTTTGATAGGACGACGGTGCGTGCGCGCGACCTGAAAGCCGATGGCGCGATGGCGGTGCTGCTCAAGGATGCGATGCAGCCGAACCTCGTACAGACGCTGGAGAACAATCCGGCCTTCGTGCATGGCGGCCCTTTCGCCAATATCGCCCATGGCTGCAATTCGGTGACGGCGACGAAGACGGCGCTGAAGCTCGGCGACTATGTGGTGACGGAAGCGGGATTCGGGGCCGATCTCGGGGCTGAAAAATTCTTCGACATCAAATGCCGCAAGGCCGGGCTGAAACCGGACGCGGCCGTTATCGTCGCGACCATCCGGGCGCTGAAGATGAATGGCGGCGTGAAGAAGGAGAATCTCGGCACGGAGGACGTCGCGGCGCTGAAGAAGGGCTGCGCCAATCTCGGCCGGCACGTTGCCAATGTGCGCCGCTTCGGCGTGCCCGTCGTCGTCGCGATCAATCATTTCGTCATGGATACCCATGCGGAGATCGCGGCGGTGAAGGAATTCGTCTCGCGGCTCGGCGCCGAAGCGATCCTCTGCCAGCACTGGGCCAAAGGTTCGGCCGGCATCGAGGAACTGGCGCATAAGGTGGTGGAGCTGGCCGAATCGGGCCAGGCGAAATTCCAGCCGCTCTACGGCGACGACATTTCGCTGTTCGAGAAGATCGAGATCGTCGCCTCGAAGATCTACCATGCCGGCGAGGTGACCGCCGACAAGGCGGTGCGCGATCAGCTGCAGACATGGGAGGAGCAGGGCTACGGCAAGCTGCCGGTCTGCATGGCGAAGACGCAGTATTCCTTCTCTACCGATCCGAACCTGCGCGGCGCGCCGGAAGGCCATATCGTCTCTGTGCGGGAGGTGCGGCTTTCAGCCGGAGCCGGCTTCGTCGTCGCCATCACCGGCGAGATCATGACGATGCCCGGCCTGCCGAAATCGCCGTCGGCGGAGCGGATTTTTTTGAATGAGCAGGGTTATATTGAAGGGTTGTTCTGA
- a CDS encoding TIGR00645 family protein, translated as MKALELLVERIILSSRWLLVAFYMGLVLALAAYAVSFGYKLLKITANVFILDEAGMILAMLSLIDAALVASLIVMVMISGYENFVSRFDEADGADNEVSFLGKLDSGSLKIKVASSIVAISSIHLLQVFLNADQYEDAKIMWLTLMHLTFVASAVMLGFLEKLMSVTSKNDLKDEG; from the coding sequence ATGAAAGCATTGGAACTCCTCGTCGAGCGTATCATCCTGTCGAGCCGCTGGCTCCTCGTCGCCTTCTACATGGGCTTGGTGTTGGCGCTCGCCGCCTATGCCGTTTCCTTCGGCTATAAGCTCTTGAAGATCACCGCCAACGTCTTCATTCTCGACGAGGCGGGGATGATCCTTGCCATGCTCAGCCTGATCGATGCGGCCCTCGTCGCAAGCCTGATCGTCATGGTGATGATTTCAGGCTACGAGAATTTTGTCAGCCGCTTCGATGAAGCCGACGGCGCCGACAACGAGGTCTCTTTCCTCGGCAAGCTCGATTCAGGCAGCCTCAAGATCAAGGTCGCCTCCTCGATCGTCGCCATCTCCTCTATTCATCTGCTGCAGGTCTTCCTCAATGCCGACCAATACGAAGACGCCAAGATCATGTGGCTGACGCTCATGCACCTCACCTTCGTCGCCTCCGCCGTCATGCTCGGCTTCCTGGAGAAGCTGATGAGTGTGACGTCGAAGAACGATTTGAAGGACGAGGGATAG
- a CDS encoding LuxR family transcriptional regulator → MSYMTTSERQSLLAAELAVAGTRGLFAQGLGRVSAAFGLSYATLMHAPSPEDLLLKPLLIESSLPAAYIRDFDRANMMRGCPFGVRLRESAVPQAWHLDDTVNGQAFPAELRALMLRHAIPAGVAMPTIALDGQRLVFWFCGERAALGQSEVNELAIIILHALDAYNAVRRNEENAHNALSARELEVVRWTAQGKTSIEIGQILALSDHTVNAYMTNAIKKLDCVNRTQLVAKAIRLKLIS, encoded by the coding sequence ATGTCTTATATGACCACCTCTGAAAGACAGTCGTTGCTTGCGGCGGAACTAGCTGTTGCAGGAACGCGCGGCCTGTTTGCACAAGGGCTCGGCAGGGTCTCTGCGGCTTTCGGACTGTCCTATGCGACGCTGATGCACGCTCCCTCGCCAGAAGACCTCCTCCTGAAACCGCTACTGATCGAAAGCTCGCTTCCCGCGGCCTATATCAGAGACTTCGATCGCGCCAACATGATGCGCGGTTGCCCTTTCGGCGTACGGCTGAGGGAGTCGGCCGTGCCGCAGGCCTGGCACCTCGACGATACCGTCAATGGACAGGCCTTTCCAGCCGAACTGCGCGCCTTGATGCTGCGCCATGCGATACCTGCGGGTGTTGCCATGCCGACGATTGCACTCGATGGGCAGCGCCTGGTCTTCTGGTTCTGCGGCGAGCGTGCGGCGCTCGGCCAGAGCGAGGTCAACGAGCTGGCGATCATCATCCTGCATGCCCTCGACGCATACAATGCCGTCAGGCGTAATGAGGAAAACGCGCACAATGCGCTGTCGGCGCGTGAACTTGAAGTCGTGCGCTGGACGGCACAGGGCAAGACTTCGATCGAAATCGGCCAGATCCTGGCGCTCTCCGATCACACGGTAAACGCCTACATGACCAACGCGATCAAGAAACTCGATTGCGTCAATCGCACCCAGTTGGTAGCAAAAGCAATTCGATTGAAGCTGATCAGCTGA
- a CDS encoding DUF2333 family protein → MLDRIAGFFWRIGQTIARWARLFSAWAFWPFLAAHGWYQRRSWLIRLPIIAFVALFAVLYGYFFWQTQVWSNFNTAFVDQYRFSERKIAAGQELPSAEGASGAATKTCQRSAIVDVTADLADFNVNQNAWISSMLLYKMGFFGIDWDHTPFLDNKASFQRGINQAVRRTSAELVDTLGRVRGTSGINNDLQSARGNLQFDEYSWYFGLNPFGPKTPTPSYYRSAIGSLRKFNTDLSACNVIFDGRADNLMQFIDRIANDLGATSDMLAERSEHHNRGWFDTRADDRFWFAYGQLYAYYAILTAAQADFSQVVQERNLGAIWSGTTRQFQAALRIQPSIISNGREDGWIMPSHLATMGFYILRVRSNLVEIRSVLDR, encoded by the coding sequence ATGCTTGACCGGATTGCCGGTTTTTTCTGGCGGATCGGCCAGACGATCGCCCGTTGGGCCCGCTTGTTTTCCGCCTGGGCCTTTTGGCCCTTTCTTGCCGCGCATGGCTGGTACCAGCGCCGGAGCTGGTTGATCCGGCTGCCGATCATCGCATTCGTGGCGCTCTTCGCCGTACTTTACGGCTATTTCTTCTGGCAGACGCAGGTCTGGTCGAACTTCAACACTGCCTTCGTCGACCAATACCGCTTTTCGGAACGCAAGATTGCCGCCGGGCAGGAACTGCCGTCCGCCGAGGGCGCGAGCGGCGCGGCCACCAAGACCTGTCAGCGCTCAGCCATTGTCGATGTCACGGCTGACCTTGCCGATTTCAACGTCAACCAGAACGCATGGATTTCTTCCATGCTGCTCTACAAAATGGGCTTCTTCGGGATCGACTGGGATCACACGCCCTTCCTCGACAACAAGGCCTCGTTCCAGCGTGGCATCAACCAGGCAGTCCGGCGTACCTCGGCGGAGCTTGTCGATACACTCGGGCGCGTGCGCGGCACGTCTGGCATCAACAACGATCTGCAGAGCGCGCGCGGCAATCTGCAGTTCGACGAATATAGCTGGTATTTCGGGCTCAATCCGTTCGGGCCTAAAACGCCAACGCCTTCCTACTACCGCTCGGCGATCGGCAGCCTGCGCAAGTTCAATACTGATCTGTCCGCCTGCAACGTTATTTTCGACGGCCGCGCCGACAATCTGATGCAGTTCATCGACCGCATCGCCAACGATCTCGGCGCCACTTCCGACATGCTCGCCGAGCGCTCGGAACACCATAATCGCGGCTGGTTCGACACGCGTGCCGACGACCGGTTCTGGTTCGCCTACGGCCAGCTTTATGCCTATTACGCCATCCTGACGGCTGCACAGGCGGATTTCTCGCAGGTGGTGCAGGAACGCAATCTCGGCGCGATTTGGAGCGGCACTACGCGGCAGTTCCAGGCGGCACTGCGCATCCAGCCCTCGATCATCTCGAACGGGCGCGAAGATGGCTGGATCATGCCGAGCCACCTCGCGACCATGGGCTTCTATATTCTGAGGGTGCGCTCGAACCTCGTCGAGATCCGGTCGGTGCTCGATCGTTAG
- a CDS encoding thymidine kinase, which translates to MAKLYFNYSTMNAGKSTMLLQAAYNYQERGMRTVQLIAAFDERAGRGVIGSRIGLEASAIPFEPDEDLFRLVMTLSGEGAPISCVFVDEAHFMTPLHVWQLARIVDRLGIPVMVYGLRTDFQGKLFPASQELLAIADEMREVRTICHCGRKATMVVRLDAQGKVLHEGAQIDVGGNEKYVSLCRRHWDDEVNGAWTAEPV; encoded by the coding sequence ATGGCAAAGCTCTATTTCAACTATTCGACGATGAATGCCGGCAAATCGACGATGCTGCTGCAGGCCGCCTATAATTACCAGGAGCGCGGCATGCGCACGGTGCAGCTGATCGCCGCCTTCGACGAGCGCGCCGGCCGGGGCGTGATCGGCTCGCGGATCGGGCTGGAGGCGAGCGCCATTCCCTTCGAACCGGACGAGGATCTGTTCCGACTGGTCATGACGCTGAGCGGTGAAGGGGCGCCGATCTCCTGCGTCTTCGTCGACGAGGCGCATTTCATGACGCCTCTCCATGTCTGGCAGCTTGCCCGCATCGTCGACCGGCTCGGCATCCCCGTCATGGTCTACGGGTTGAGGACGGATTTTCAAGGCAAGCTGTTTCCGGCCTCACAGGAGCTTTTGGCGATTGCCGACGAAATGCGCGAGGTGCGGACGATCTGTCACTGCGGGCGTAAGGCGACGATGGTGGTGCGGCTGGACGCGCAGGGAAAGGTGCTGCACGAAGGCGCGCAGATCGATGTCGGCGGCAATGAGAAATATGTCTCGCTCTGCCGCAGGCACTGGGACGACGAAGTGAACGGGGCATGGACGGCCGAACCGGTCTGA